A window of Mucilaginibacter sp. PAMC 26640 contains these coding sequences:
- a CDS encoding membrane protein insertion efficiency factor YidD — protein sequence MKLLWDSFKSVVGWIFLILIKGYQYFISPITGASCRYTPTCSQYGAEAIKRHGPFKGGWLTLKRIASCNPWGGHGHDPVP from the coding sequence ATGAAATTATTGTGGGATTCTTTTAAAAGTGTGGTTGGCTGGATCTTCCTGATACTGATAAAGGGATACCAATATTTTATTTCACCTATAACCGGAGCATCATGCAGATATACGCCAACTTGTTCGCAATACGGGGCAGAAGCTATCAAAAGGCACGGTCCCTTTAAAGGTGGCTGGTTAACTTTAAAGCGCATTGCGAGTTGCAATCCTTGGGGCGGACATGGGCATGACCCGGTGCCGTAA
- a CDS encoding tRNA threonylcarbamoyladenosine biosynthesis protein TsaB, giving the protein MSYLLQIETATTSCSVALSQNGNVLAFKEINARNIHAEVITVYIQGLITEAGLNYADIDAVAVSCGPGSYTGLRIGVSTAKGLCFALNKPLISVDTLAAMASGIAKKRNISPGTLLCPMIDARRMEVFTAVFDTAGDIIKPTAAEIIDENSFADLLSKNAILFFGDGAEKCKVALRHNQNACFQEDFINSAVDMTNISTDKFNNAEFVDVAYFEPFYLKDFIAGKKAGS; this is encoded by the coding sequence ATGAGTTACCTACTGCAAATCGAAACTGCAACAACATCCTGTTCAGTTGCACTGTCGCAAAACGGCAACGTATTGGCCTTTAAAGAAATAAATGCCCGTAACATCCACGCCGAAGTAATAACTGTGTATATCCAGGGATTAATAACAGAGGCTGGTTTAAATTACGCTGATATTGACGCGGTAGCAGTTAGTTGCGGCCCGGGATCCTACACCGGATTAAGGATTGGCGTATCAACCGCTAAAGGCTTATGCTTTGCCTTAAATAAGCCTTTGATTTCGGTGGATACATTAGCTGCTATGGCAAGTGGTATTGCTAAAAAAAGAAATATATCGCCAGGGACGCTTTTATGCCCGATGATAGATGCACGGCGGATGGAAGTTTTTACCGCTGTATTTGACACAGCAGGGGACATAATCAAACCTACTGCCGCAGAAATAATAGACGAAAATAGTTTTGCTGATCTGCTGTCAAAAAATGCCATTTTGTTTTTTGGGGACGGAGCTGAAAAATGCAAAGTTGCGTTGCGTCATAACCAAAATGCCTGCTTTCAAGAAGACTTCATAAACTCAGCGGTGGATATGACTAACATTTCCACTGATAAATTCAATAATGCTGAATTTGTAGATGTTGCCTATTTTGAGCCTTTTTATCTAAAAGATTTTATTGCCGGCAAAAAAGCAGGTTCCTAG